Below is a window of Diaminobutyricibacter sp. McL0608 DNA.
AGGATCGGAGCCGACGAACCTGACGGGGGAGCATGGGGACTGGTCCATGCTCGATGCGGCATATGGGCTCAACGGCGCACTCTATTTCACTGCCCAGGATGTCGGCCCGACAGGCCGCGACTTCGTCGCTCGGAACGGCGCACTTTACGTCATCGACCCCGACGGCGGCGCGCCACGCCTGCTGACCGACCCGGAGACGGTCGATCTCACGGAATCGGACATCGTCGCCTATCAGGACGACTCGGTTCTCGTCCGTGACCGCACGCGTGGCGCACTCCGGCTCCTCGCAGTCGATCAGGCGGGTAGACAACGTGAACTCACCAATCGGAGTCGCGAGATCACTGGGGCGTCCGCTGTAGGGGAGACGCTCGTCGTGAGCTTTGCGGACGCGACCACCAACGGCGACGTGGCCGTCGTGGACGACCGCGGATCACTCCGCAAGCTCACCGACTTCTCGGCGCGCCTCCGCACGAGCGGAATGCTTCCCGCCCGTGAGCTGATCGTGACCGCGCGCGACGGGTACGACATCCACGGCTGGGTGGTCTCACCAGAAGGCGAGGGTCCGCATCCGGTGCTCCTGAACATCCACGGCGGGCCGTTCGCCCAGTACTCGGTGCGCGTCTTCGACGAAGCCCAGGTCTACGCGGACGCCGGCTACGCGGTCGTCATGTGCAACCCTCGCGGTTCCGCCGGGTACGGTCAGGAGCACGGGCGCGTCATCCGGCAGCGGATGGGTACCGTCGACCTCACGGACGTCCTCGACTACCTCGAGGGCGCACTGGACGCTAACCCGTCGTTCGATCGTGCACGGCTCGGGATCATGGGCGGTTCCTACGGTGGCTATCTCACGGCGTGGACCACGTCGCACGACCATCGCTTCACTGCGGCCATCGTCGAGCGCGGCTATCTCGACCCCGAGGCGTTCATCGGCACGAGCGACATCGGCAGCTTCTTCAGCGACGAGTACACCGGAACCGATCGAGACCTGATGCGTGCCCAGAGCCCGCAGTCCCACGTCGAGGCGGTCCAGACACCGACGCTCGTGCTCCACTCCGCCAGCGACCTGCGCTGCCCGCTCGGGCAGGCCGAACGATACTACGCGGCCCTGAAACGCAGGGGAGTGGCCGCCGAGCTGCTGGTGTTCCCGGGCGAAGACCACGAGCTGAGCCGCAGCGGCCGGCCGCGTCATCGCCGCGAGCGCTTCGACGCCATCCTCGACTGGTGGGCACGGTACCTGCCCAGCTCTGCTAACGCGCGCTGAGGCCCGACCTGCAGGAATGACGAAGGCCCCGGTCTCAGTGACCGGGGCCTTCGTCGTGTCGAGAACTACTTGGGCTGAGCTGCCAGTTCCTTGAGCGCGTCACGCCCGAAGGTGAATGCGCGCACGATGCCGATGACACCGAGGACGATCAGGATGATCGCCGAGATCAGCAGAAGCCAGAACGCCGACCAGCCCGGGATGACCAGCACGACGATTCCGGCGATGACGCTGACGATGCCGAAGGTGATCGCCCAGCCGCGCGATGCGGCGCGTCCGGACTCAGCGAGGGCCATCACACCCTCGATGATCCAGCCGATCCCGATGATGGCCACGATCAGGATCAGCAGGGCGGCCGCGGCGGTCTGCGAGTTCTTGATCGCGATGATGCCGGCGATGACCAGCAGCAAGCCGAACAGGATGTCGAGCGTACGGTGTCCACCACTGATGCCTCGGCTGAAGATGCCGAGCGCAAGGCGCACTATACCCGCGATCAGGAAGTAGATGCCGAGGAAGATGGCGAGGACGGACAGCGTTCGGTCCGGCCAGAAGAGCAACAGGATGCCGAAGACGAGCGCGACGATGCCGCTGACCGCGAAGGCCGCACGGATGCCGTTGATGGCAGATCTGGTCAAGTCCCTCGCGTCGAGGGAGAAGTAGGTTGGCTCGGCATCCAGGGGATCAACAGATGTCATGGGTTCGCACCTTTCTCCGCGAGCCGTGTGGCTCGACTGCATGTACTGCAGACGATAGCGCTGTCTCACACAGGTCGCACTCAGTTTTGCCGCCGTGTTACGAGAACTGTTCCCTTCGGCCATCGAGCGAGGGATCACGTTATGTCAAGTGATTGCTGCGAGCACGATGGTCCGTGCGATCTAGCGCCCGCGACCTGGCACTTGTTGTCGCCTTCCTCGCGTCGCAGCCGACAACGAGTGTCAACTCACGGGTTCGGGGCCTTCGGCGAACGGTGTGGGACTCGTGGGGTCGGCTTGGTCGGAGTGAGAACGGGTATTCGCTGGACCTCTCAACACACTTCCGCCTGGCGTTACCATAGCGCTGATAATGCACATTATGTCAAGTGGAAGATGGCTTATCCCCATTGGATGCGAATACGACACTTGGTACGACTCCCCTTGTTGGCTCTTGATGGATGAGCTCGGAGGAGGTCGCCGGGCGCCAATGTGTCGCCAGTTGATGCCATTGAGGTCAGGTTTGATTCGTCGCTGATCAGGGATTTCCCATCGCGACTTGCGCAATATTCGCAGCTAATGCGAAGCTTTCGCATATTATGCGACTGTCTGATGACCTGGTCCCAGGAGCCGTCCCGGCCTATCTGCGGTCCAGTTCGGCGGTCCTGAATGAGGCGGAAAACGTCTGGCTGGCGATGATGGATGGGTGGCGGGCGCAGCAGTTCGCCCGCAACCTTGCCCCGTCGACGGTTGATGCTCGCAGGTCGATCGTGTTGCGCTTTCGTGCCTTCGCCGAGTCCTACCCGTGGTCCTGGACGGCCGGGATGGTGGACGAGTTCTTCATGGAGTTGCGCGGCATCCGCGGAGCTTCCCGCTCGACGGTGCTGGGCTACCAGAACGCGCTGCGGATGTTCCTGGAGTATCTGACCGATCCGGCCTACGGCTGGAGCGAGCAATGCTGGGAACGCTTCGGTGATCACCCAGCGCAGGTGTTCCACGACTGGAACACCGCCCGGCACGCAGCGGAGTCGATCGCCGAACCAGGCAAGCGCCCCTACACCCGCGACGAGCTCGAGGACCTCTTCGACTGCGCCGACGAACGGGTGCTACGGATCCGCCGCTCTGGAGTGAAGGGCTGGCTGCCGGCGTTCCGGATCGCGACGCTGATGAAGGTCGCCTACGCCTGGGGGCTGCGCCGCAACGAGGTCCGCCAGCTAGATCTGGTCGACCTGGCCTCCAACCCGCGGGCCCGCCAGTTCGGCGACGCCGGAATCATCTACGTCCGGTTCGGGAAAGCGATGAAGGGTTCTCCCCCGAAACGACGGACCGTGCTGACGATGCCGGAGTTCTCCTGGGCCGTCGACTGCCTGCAGCAATGGCGCGACGAGATCCGTCCGCTCTATGCCCCGCCGGGTTCCACGAGCCTTTGGCCGAGCGAGCGCGGCAACCAGATCATCACCGCCGGCCAGATCAGCCGAGCCTTTGCCGAGGTCAAACGCGAAGCCGGCCTCACCGACGAACTCGACTTCCACTCGTTGCGCCGCTCCTACGTCACCCACCTGGTCGAGGAAGGCTATGACGCGTTCTTCATCCAGCAGCAAGTCGGCCACGAACACGCCTCCACCACCTCCATCTACACCGGCCTCTCCCCCGACTACCGGGCCCGCGTCGTCAATGACGCGATCGCCCGCATGGCCGCTCAAGCCCTCACCCCCAAGGAGTGATATTTCATGATTCGACGCGTTGAACACGGCTGGCGGCTACGAGAACTGATGGCTGCCCGCGGGATGACCACCATTTCCGACCTCATCCCGCACCTCGCCGACCGCGGCATCAGCCTCTCCGACTCGCAGCTCTATCGGCTCCTCAGCGGCACACCCGAGCGGATCAACCTCACCCTGCTCGGGGCGATCCTGGACACCCTGGACTGCAGCTTCGAGGACCTCGTCCCAGTCACCGTCACCGCGACCGACTCCCGCACCCGAGCGACCGGAACCAACGACGCGGCCCCTCTGGCCCGCACCGACGGGATCCGGCCAGCCCGAGCGCGAATCCACCGACCCAGTTGAGTCGGCCCCGCACTCCAGCCAGCTGCGCTCGCTGCGAGCGGACCGACGTCAGACTCGCCACCACCTGGCCGGAAGGTCGCATCTGCCGACGCTGCTACCAACGGGCCACACGCATCCACGGCACCTGCCCCGCCTGCAACATCCACCGGCTCCTCCCAGGACTTATCGGCGGGGAACCGGCCTGCCGCGACTGCGCAGGGATCCCGAAGGATTTCCACTGCACCCGCTGCGGCCGCGAAGACGAGCCCGTCCGCGCCGGCCTCTGCGCACACTGCTGCCTCACCGACGACCTGACGCACCTCTTCGACGACGGCCGCGGCCAGGTCGCCGCACACCTCCAACCCCTGTTCGACGCGCTCACCAGCCAGAAGCACGCCCGCAGCGCGAAGATCTGGCTCACCGTCAACCCCGACGCCACGACCCTGATCCGAGCCCTCGCACAAGGCGAGCTCCCGATCGAGCACCCCACCTTCACCGAACATCCGACCCCGCGCAGAGTCGCGTTCCTCCGCGAGCTCTGCATCGAGCACGGACTCCTCCCTGCCGTTCACCTCGATATCGAGCGATTTCAGAGCTGGCTAGCCAGCAAGACGGCGCTGGCACACCCAGACGATGGGCGGCTGATCACCCAATACGGGCGTTGGGTTCACCTCAACCGCATGCACCACCTCGCCGAGACCGGCCAGTTGAAGAAGGGCACCTTCCTCTCCGCCAAGCAGTCCACCACCGTCGCTCTCGACTTCCTGTCCTACCTTCGAGCACACGCAACGGCCCCAACCGCATGCAGCCAGGCCGACATAGATAACTGGCTCACTGGCGGCCCGACCACCCGCAGCCTGGCTCGCGGGTTCATCCGCTGGGCCATTCAGCACGGCCACATGCCTGCCATCGAGATCCCCTACCGGCTGGCTAAGACCACGCCCGTAATCACGCAGCAGCAACGCCTCGAGCACATCCAGCAGCTGCTCGCTCCAGCCACAGCATTGCGGCCGCTCGAACGCACCGCAGCATTGCTGCTCTTGCTCTACGGGCAGCCACTCGCGCGGATCGCCCGAATGCGACTCGACCAACTCCACACGACCGATGACGGCATCACAATCCGGTTCGCCACCGACCACCTGCGCATCCCAGAACCCTTCGCAGGAGTCGTCCGCGCGCACCTCGATGACCTGCCCAATCTGAACACCTCAGCCCACCGAGAAAACAGTTGGGTCTTCCCCGGCGTCCAGCCCGGCCAGCACATCCACCAGAACACACTGATGAACCTTCTGCGCGAGGCCGGCATCGACCTCCGCGGCGCCAAGAACGCCGCGCTCCGCGAGCTCGTCCTACAAATGCCCGCACCGATCGTCGCAGACTCGTTCAACTACAGCTACACAGTCGCCGAGCAACACCGCCGAAACGCCGGAGCCCAATTCACCGATTACCGGGCCAAGCGAATGGATAGCCTCTAACCGGGCTGGACAACCAATCAGCCCACGCCGGGCGCGATCTTCATCGCATCCGTCAGCCGCATCGCCAGCGCTCGCACATCGGCATCTCTCCACGTCAACGACCGCTTGCCATCGTCCGAAACCGGCACGATCGGGAGCTCCGTGAACCCAATGCCCGTCCGCACCCTCAAAACAATCGCCAGTGCAACTTGCGGATAAGGCGGTGAAGACCGCGTCTCAGCAACAGAAACGGCCTGAACGCTAGATACCGGAAGTTCCCACAGCGAGGTCTGCTTGCGCATGCCGACGAAACTCAGCCGTTCCGAATCAACCACTACGGCGAATCCAGACGGCAGGCGGGGTCCCCCCAAAGACCTCACGGCATGCACCGTGGTTGGAAACCGGACTGCACGGACCGCCGAACCAGCCGGGAAAGAAGCCATCAAATCGGACACTCTCGGATACTAGAACGTCGCGGCCCAGACGCGAATACGCCGCCGCTCAATACGCAGCCTCACCACTCAAAGCTGGGATGTCCGCATTGGACGCGAATCTGACAGTACTGATGTAGCTCCCGCCTGCTACGCCGAGCTTTGCGGATGAGCCCCATTGAAAGACGTTCGAATCGTCCTCAAAACGCGGAGTGCGGTTTCGCCGAGGAACAGAGTGGGCCCGTTCGTCTGATCTTCTTCGGACCCACTTCACTGAACGCTCCCAATGATGAGCAACACGCCGGAAATTGCCATCGCGCCACCTCCGAGTAGCGCGGGAAGCCTGTGGGACCAAATGAAGGGAATCGGCTTCGAGCGGAAGGCGTTGTTTGCGCGCAATGCAATCAATGACACACGGCGATTCCATATAAGCAGGATTCCCCCAACAAGCAGAAGAAGGATCCCGAGTGCCAGCCGACCGATATTCATTTCCGATTCGATCCAATCACTTTCCAAGCAGAATCCACGTAAATGACTTTCAGTGTGCGACGGTGGCGCCCGCGCCAGCCGTCGGGGCCCAGCCAACTGTCGCAACCCAAATTGCGGCGCCAGACTTATTTGTGCCTTCCGACGATTGCCACTCACCGCCGTATGGCCCAACGCCGCCTTGAATCGTTGTCGTTGTAACCGCGCCTTCTAGGTAGTTGCGGGCGAATTCACTTTGGCTCCGACGGGAATTCAAACCTGCGGCTGACATCCACGGCGCCCGTTGATCCGAGGGAACGCACACTCACGGATGACATTGGTGGCCAGAGTTTGCGCATAATCGAGACCTGGTTCCCTGATGGTGTCCCATAGAGCGCATAAATTCTCGTCGGTGATTGCGCGGAGGCAGGTCCAATGTCGTAGACGCTTGTGTCCTCCGCGGGGTCCCAATTCGCTTCGGAATCGTAGCTCCACCAATTGTCATGGTCTAAGACCACATCAAGAGCCTCCTGCTGCTGAAGGAGGATGTCGTCCACCGTGTCGCTTTCTCTGGTTTCGTAAACTTCAATCAGTCCGAGTTCGACCAGATGTCGAGCTGCCTCAGCAAGCTCTGTCACATATTTCTGCTTTCGGTTCCAATATGGGGCATCCTCGTTCGTGACCCACCCGTTTAATACCACCCAAAGCGGCTCGTACTCGAACGATTCGTCGAGAACGAGTTGTTCTGCCTCGGTTAGATCCTCCCAGGATGGGATCGCACCTTCATTCACCGCCTGCGCCGCCTGTCCCACCAAAAGTGAACTCGCCAGAGATGTCTACATTGCCGGTGCTCTCCCGACTGGTTACGTAGGTGTTCGGCAAGCTCGGGTCACCAATGACACTATTACCGGTCAGTGCCGCGTGATATTGCAAACCGCCAATATTTACCTTCAGGTATGTTCCGCCTGCGTGAACAGGTTCGGAGGAACTGGGAAGCCCAAACTCGGAGTACTCAACGTATCCTTGAGCTCCTGGGAACTTTCCTGCGGGATTGCTCCACTTCGCGAATTTCCGACAGGCGCAAGCCTGATCGTCAGTTTTTCGTTTGCTGAAGGTCTCTCGCGTCTTTCACAGGAAATCCGTTCCGCCGGAGATCCGCATCGAGCGCTCTTTTGAGGCGTCCTTGGCCAAGCCATCCGTCGATCGACCATCCCTGCGCAGTCGGACCGGCAACTTTCAGGACAATAGGCATCTCGAGGTACCCGTCTTCAATTCCGATGGCCAGTCCAACTCCTGCTCGACCTGACGCTAGCGCGATCTGGCGAACGTCTGCTTTCGATATTCGCGCGAGTAGCAAATCCGCCTTGGACACAATCAAGATCGCGTCAGGTCGTATTACCAGGTAAGACTTCCCGATCGGGGTCAGTCCAATGGCAAACGTTGCAAGGCCGGCGTCGCGGGACAGCCGTCTCACGCGTAGATGCCAGAGCTGTGAGGTGGCTAGGAACACATACCCAAGGACGGAGACTGTCACGATAGTGGCGGCAGGACCGATCCAAGCCGTCGTCGACAGCTTGCCGCTATTGGATTGGACCGTAACTACAACGAACAAGAACGTGAACGCCACGCCGAACCCGGTCAACATCGCCACAAGCTGGGTCCGTCCCCGGTCCCGGCGGAATCGGTCGAAAACGTCGTCTGACGACACTCTGTACTGCGTTTGCCCGAGCGAACTGATGTAACTTCCAGCCGGTTCCCCGAGCTTCTCCGATGACCCCCACTGAAAGACGTTCAAATCATCCATTAGCAGGTCTCTCCCAGTCGGCAGGAGGTGCCTCCTCCAGCGGAAAGGCCACCTCCGACGCCAACCTCACCGGAGACAAGCGCCATCCAAATATAGTCGCCTTTGGCGTTGAATCCCCACGAGTAGGTGCCTCCTACTCCAAGCCCGGTCGCATAGTCCCCGGTTGCCAACCAGGTCAAAGAATCTATGTCAGCGCGGGAAGTTGCGTTCGTGTAGCCAAAGCCCACGCCAATGCTCGCGCCAAGCTTTGTCGTCGGCCCGAGCGTGAAGTCGCCGCCCGCGGTGTTGGTGCTATCGAAGTTCCCTAGCTGAAAGTTGCAGATGCTGCCCGACGCGCCCACAACTATTGAACTCGCTTGCGCCGAAATACAGGTGACATGGCCGGGTCCCCCCTCACCGGGGAGGGCGGGCCGGCAGGCGCTGGAAAGATTCATTCCAACGCACACCTGGATTGGCTGCACAGTCTTTGGGGGACGGAGACAACTAGCAACGTTCGGCGACTCACACCCGTCAACGTAGGGCGAATCCTTGGGTTCATCACTCTTTGGCGGTTTGCCCCCATGCCCGCTGTCCGAAATCGGAATAGGCGCCTGATAAGCCGGCCCCGCCCCAGGAGCATTCGTTCCATAGCCACCCGCGCAATTGCTGTTGAAATCGAGCGAGTCCGTCGCCCCTTGAGTGCAATTGCCGCTCGGGTCACTCATCGTAATTGGGTTATCGCCCGCATATCGGTAGCCATTGTTTTGCTGCGGATTGAACGGAGCTAGGACAGGATCGACCGAGAGGAACCGGCCGGTGACAGGGTCGTAAGCCCTTGATCCCAAATGGGTAAGGTCACTTTGGCTTGAGGTTGGAGCGTTCAGATAGCCGTGTGTCGACGACCAAGGCAAGGATGTTGCGCCCCGAGGGACTCCGTACGGGTCGATGAACCGCCGCGAGAGGACGCCACTTCTCGCGTCAATCTCGAGGTCAGCGGTGTGATTCGCGTCGACCCCAAGGAAACACAATTGGGAACCGGAGACCCCGGCTGTGCTACTCCGTTCGGCTACCGGGATCCCATTTACACTGTAGGTGCGGACCGCAGACGGGGTGGAGGAACCTGCTGCGACCTGTAGTTCTGTGTCGCCGAGGAACAAGGTAGTGCCGTTCGTCGGGTCTGTCTGCATCAGCAAGGTTCCGTTGGCGTCGTAAATGTTCGACTGGGTAACCCCACTGGTGGTGACGGTGGCCAGTTTTCCGGTGGCATCGTAGGTGAGGGTTTGCCCGGGCCGGGTGGTGGTGTTCCCGATCTGGTCGTACCCGTAGGTGTCAGTCGAACCGGTGCCGGCGGTGTGGGTCACCGACTGCACTGCGTGCGGATTCGCGGTGCCGGCTGTCGGGTACGCGTAACTGTCGGTGGTGGGGGTGCCCGACCCGGTGGTGGGGTTGTTGGTGACCTTGGTGCGGTTCCCGGTTGCTGGGTCGTTCGTGTAGTTGGTCCAGTATGGGGCGGCTCCGCCGATTGTTGTGGCGGTGGGCGCGGCTGTGCAGTCGTTCGAGTTGGGGGTCCAGGCTTGGGTGAGGTCGTGGAGGTAGTCGTAGCTGAAGCATTGACTGTCCGCGCCAGCGGCGCCAGTGGTTTTGATTGCGGTGACGTCGCCGACGGGGTTGTGGCTGTAAACCCGGTCAGCTTGGGTCACAGTGGTTGTGCCGATGGTTGTGGCGTCTTTGATGTCGGTTGGTGCGCCCGTGGCGGGGTCATATTGGTAGTTGCTGTCGAGGCCGGCTGTGCCGGTGCGGTGGATCTGGGCGATCTGGTTAATGCCGGTGTAGAAGACACCACCGACGATTGTGTCGGCGCTGGAGAGGCCGGAGGCGTGCCCTTCAGAGTTGTAGGCGGTGAGGACGTCTTCGGCAGCAAGGCCGCCTTCAGCCGGGTAGGAGGCCTCACCGAGGGCACCGTTCTGGTAGTACTGCAACCCTGTGGTATAGGAGGTGCCGGCGAACGCGGGGGCACCGGCGGGGATGCTGACGGTGACTCCGGTTGGCCGGTATCCGGCATCGTAGCCGGTCACGGTCGACGAGTACGCAGCCCCAGGGGTGGTTGAAGTGGAGCCGACGTAACTGGTCGACGCGTCGGGCTGGCCTTTCGCCGCCGTGTCGTAGGTCCAGGCGGCGAGGATCGGCCCGGTCGTCGTTCCGGTGTGTTCGCTGGTTTTCCGGTTCAGGGCGTCGTAGGTGTAGGCGAGGGTAACGCCGCGGGCGTCAGTGCTGGTCAGCAGGTTGCCGGCATCGTCGTTGCTGCTGGTGGTGGTGCCGGTGTCGGGGTCGACAGCCGAGGTCTGGTGGCCGAGGACATCGAAAGACCATCCCCAGTGGTTGCCCGCCGGGTCGACCATGCCAGCCATTTTCCCTTGAACGGTGTAGCTGTAGCTGGTGGTCTCGGTGGCACTGCCAGTGGGGGTGCTGTTGAGGTACTGAGTGAGCTGGGTTTGCTGACCGAGGCTGTTGCTGATCTGGGTGGTGGGGGTGCCACCTCCGGGTGGGGTGGTGTCGACCCGATCGGCGCCGGTGTAGGCGACGGTCGTCTGGGAGCGTTGCACGCCGAGTGAGAACACGGTGGTAGCGGTGGGCCGGCCGGCGCCGTCGTAACTGGTGGTGGTCTCGTCCGGGATCGCTGACTCGCTCGACGGGACGAACAGGGTGGCCGACGGGGCGGCAGCGGTGGTCCAGTACGCACTGTTCGTAAGGCGCACCCGGCCGGCCGAGTCGCGCATGGTGTCGGT
It encodes the following:
- a CDS encoding S9 family peptidase translates to MKATDLDLLTGVSAPTIHPNGGRAVVSVTRPDLGADAYVGQLWTVPLTGHAAPKRFTRGFRDTMPKFSPDGRLIAFLRAPVKGAAQLYVVDAAGGEPVPVTDRKLGVSEFAWAPDGRQLAFVSRVPEAGRYGTVEGIDPNAEPPRHFTTLKYQSNGLGYITDRRAHVFLVAVPDVWGEPVMQPAPTAEGAAAVAPTVVEPKQLTTGEWDDSSIDFSPDGRTVTFISARHASTDDDLRSDVYALRLDGRGSEPTNLTGEHGDWSMLDAAYGLNGALYFTAQDVGPTGRDFVARNGALYVIDPDGGAPRLLTDPETVDLTESDIVAYQDDSVLVRDRTRGALRLLAVDQAGRQRELTNRSREITGASAVGETLVVSFADATTNGDVAVVDDRGSLRKLTDFSARLRTSGMLPARELIVTARDGYDIHGWVVSPEGEGPHPVLLNIHGGPFAQYSVRVFDEAQVYADAGYAVVMCNPRGSAGYGQEHGRVIRQRMGTVDLTDVLDYLEGALDANPSFDRARLGIMGGSYGGYLTAWTTSHDHRFTAAIVERGYLDPEAFIGTSDIGSFFSDEYTGTDRDLMRAQSPQSHVEAVQTPTLVLHSASDLRCPLGQAERYYAALKRRGVAAELLVFPGEDHELSRSGRPRHRRERFDAILDWWARYLPSSANAR
- a CDS encoding HdeD family acid-resistance protein produces the protein MTSVDPLDAEPTYFSLDARDLTRSAINGIRAAFAVSGIVALVFGILLLFWPDRTLSVLAIFLGIYFLIAGIVRLALGIFSRGISGGHRTLDILFGLLLVIAGIIAIKNSQTAAAALLILIVAIIGIGWIIEGVMALAESGRAASRGWAITFGIVSVIAGIVVLVIPGWSAFWLLLISAIILIVLGVIGIVRAFTFGRDALKELAAQPK
- a CDS encoding tyrosine-type recombinase/integrase — protein: MVDEFFMELRGIRGASRSTVLGYQNALRMFLEYLTDPAYGWSEQCWERFGDHPAQVFHDWNTARHAAESIAEPGKRPYTRDELEDLFDCADERVLRIRRSGVKGWLPAFRIATLMKVAYAWGLRRNEVRQLDLVDLASNPRARQFGDAGIIYVRFGKAMKGSPPKRRTVLTMPEFSWAVDCLQQWRDEIRPLYAPPGSTSLWPSERGNQIITAGQISRAFAEVKREAGLTDELDFHSLRRSYVTHLVEEGYDAFFIQQQVGHEHASTTSIYTGLSPDYRARVVNDAIARMAAQALTPKE
- a CDS encoding helix-turn-helix domain-containing protein; protein product: MIRRVEHGWRLRELMAARGMTTISDLIPHLADRGISLSDSQLYRLLSGTPERINLTLLGAILDTLDCSFEDLVPVTVTATDSRTRATGTNDAAPLARTDGIRPARARIHRPS
- a CDS encoding recombinase XerD; this translates as MSRPRTPASCARCERTDVRLATTWPEGRICRRCYQRATRIHGTCPACNIHRLLPGLIGGEPACRDCAGIPKDFHCTRCGREDEPVRAGLCAHCCLTDDLTHLFDDGRGQVAAHLQPLFDALTSQKHARSAKIWLTVNPDATTLIRALAQGELPIEHPTFTEHPTPRRVAFLRELCIEHGLLPAVHLDIERFQSWLASKTALAHPDDGRLITQYGRWVHLNRMHHLAETGQLKKGTFLSAKQSTTVALDFLSYLRAHATAPTACSQADIDNWLTGGPTTRSLARGFIRWAIQHGHMPAIEIPYRLAKTTPVITQQQRLEHIQQLLAPATALRPLERTAALLLLLYGQPLARIARMRLDQLHTTDDGITIRFATDHLRIPEPFAGVVRAHLDDLPNLNTSAHRENSWVFPGVQPGQHIHQNTLMNLLREAGIDLRGAKNAALRELVLQMPAPIVADSFNYSYTVAEQHRRNAGAQFTDYRAKRMDSL